TTTaagggcgggcgggcgggcgggagcgcggcccggccccggccccggcacagcggcggcggcagcagcaggtATGTGCGGGCTGGGAGCTCCGATCGGGCCGGGCAGCGGGCCCGGTTGTCCCCTTGTCTCCACCGGGAGCTGCCCGTGCTGCCGAGGCCTGCGGCCGCTTTGCCGGGAGAGCGGTGAgggcggcgcggcggccccGGCAGCTCCGCTCGGCCCGCGGCGCGGGCGGCGTGTGGGGCGGGCCGGCATCCCCCGAGGGGAAGGAGCGGGGTGGTTGGGCTTTGGACGGCTctttctgccaaaaaaaaaaaaaaagaaaaaaagaagaaaaaaaaaaaagcttaaattcCATAGAAATTGGGGTTTGGTTTAggattttggaggttttttggcGGGGGTGTGGGGGAGGGTGAGGTTTTTCTTACatgttttgcttggttttgccTTCTGGTCCAAAATCTACTCACCCACTGATTTATAGTAAGACAGGCAGTAGTGTCAAATGCAAGGATATCCACCctgattttatttcatgtaaAATGGACGGGCTAGGAGTGCTATACACAGGGATATTCATCCTGGTTTTATTCCCTGTAAGATGGACAGGTCAGGAGTGTCCAACACAGGGATATCCATCCTGTTATCCATCCTGGTTTTATTCCCTGTAAGATGGATGGGCCAGCAGTGTCAAACACAGGGATGTCCATCATGTTATCCATTATCATTTTATTCCCTGTAAGATGGACGGGCCAGGAGTGTCAAACACAGGGATATCCATCCTGTTATCCATCCTGGTTTTATTCCCTGTAAGATGGACAGGTCAGGAGGGTCCAGCACAGTGATGTCCATCGTGTTATCCATCCTGGTTTTATTCCCTGTAAGATGGATGGGCCAGCAGTGTCAAACATAGGGATGTCCATTCTGATGCCTTCCCTCACTAAGCATTTAAGCTCAGTTTGGCATCTTGAGCTCTTGACAGGTGTTTCTGTACCAACATTAATTTCAGGAGAGTAACCTTCGTGACAGGCCATGCAAAATAAACACTACAGGATCTCAGCCCTGCTAATTTGCAGCAATTCGTGGAGAAAAGCCAACATACAGCATTTGCTGACAAGATTTATCTCTCCAATTGATTGCAGTTAACATCATGCTTCCCTTAGGCAGATGAGGATTATAGAGATCTGCCTTCAAGAAAGAAGGCATTTGCTAATTGCATTCATTAATTACATGGACTCTGCTGAATGGCATTCTCCTGTGtggaaaaatgcaaaatgtttGATCATGTGTATTTATTTGTAATAGAAACATAAAGCCTTTAGCCAATGATTTAAACAAAGATTTAGTAGGAATATCAGCCTAAAAAGCAAAGTGTGAAGTTCACAGCTTAACGTTTGAGTAAGTGATTAAACTAAAGCCAGTACTTAAAGCAGAGGCCAGCACACAACAAAAATACAGTTAAACACCTATGAATTTTATTCTAAAGATACAGACAAATAAACTGATCTAATTCATTACAAAGTGTTAAGACTGTTTCACTGACATATTCTTCCTGTTGTGTCTTTGTCCAGTTTTAAGGACAACGTGCACAGCTTGAAGTTGTCCATGATTCTTTTGTTGTGAAAAACCATTGGGGCTGGGATGAAAGTTGTTTTTCTTCATGCATTATTCTGCTGGTTTGTGAAAACCAGTGCAGAAGAGAGAAAACCATTAAAAACAACGAGTTCagtttcttgtttgtttgtacTTGCAGTCTTGCTGTTGTGGAAGCACAGGCCTGAAATGCTTCTCTGGTCGTCAGTTTCAGGGGAGGTTCAAAAGCTGTGCCCTGAAGCAAGGAAGTCTGAGTTATTGAAAAGAAATTAGAGAGCAggtgaggaaggaaaaaggataTGGAAATACTAATGGATGGGTGAAGGAGATCTAAGCAGGAAGGCTGGAAAACATTTCCTCTCCCTTCAGGCCCCTTCTTGCTGAGTGGACTCTCAGGATCAGCACAGGAAAGGCTCAGGGTCTGCAAGAGAAGGTGGGTGAGGAAAGTTTGGTGATAAAGTGCTGAGAGGCTCTTCCTTTGCATCTCAGTGCAGTACTGTGGCTCTCCACTCTCCATGCTCTTGATTCTTAAATGAATCTAAACTCTGACACACCAATCTTTCATTCCTTATTCATTACCTGTGTGAAGTGTTCTACACACCTAGAGTGGTGTGACAAGGCTGTCCAATCTGAATGTATcaccttttaaaaagaaatctaaatTTGTTGGATTCAGTTTCTCTCTTCAGACAGCCTGGAGCATGTTTATATAGTGCCTCAGTGGGCTACAGGGATGGAGGTCTGCTTTCTTCTACAACTGACAGCATCCACGTGAGACTACTGCACCATAAGACTAACCAAACCTTTAAAATACAGGCTGAAATGCAATGAATTAGGACCACTCTGGTTAAGatcagttttggggttttttttctatttttgtcaATTTTGGAGCTGGCAGATTGATAAATCTTAGGGAGAAAGAGGAATTCCTTTAATtacttgcctttaaaaaaatgcttttgtatAAAGATTCATCGCCATTATAAAAATGGTAATTAATGGTGTCTCTTCAAACAACCTACTGATAACCACTGCTATGTCCACAGGCCCTGCAATGCCAGAGTCTTCCTGCAAAATCTGAAGATTCAGTGGAAGAACCCAAAATGGGAGTAGATTGCTGTGTGTATATCTTgagggcagagggagagagatGTTAAAAGGTTGCACATTCAATTTTTAGCTCTGGCTGTCCCACTAACTGGTTGTTTCTCACTGGATAAGTTCAGAGTACTCTTCTGAATGGGTCTCTTGATAGTTTCTTCCTTGAATACCACTTCTTTTAGACTTAAGACTGGGCAGGGGCAAGGCACAAGAGCACAGGGATCTCCTCTTCTTAAAGACTTGAAGTCACTGAAGAAACATCACTGACATagcatttttctcctttcaggAATTGTCATCCATCACTATGAAAAACAACACCCTGTGAGTTAGTTTCAAACTTTCTTCAGATAAGCTCTGCTGAGGAAAGCTGGTGTCCTTGGGGAAGCATGGCCTTCCGTGGCTGGAAGTGGCTCCTCCTCCTGGGCAGGCAGAACACCCTTGCCAAGGTGTGGAGAAGCAGGAGGGGAggcccctctctgtgctggcagcGCTGCTGCCACTGGAGCTCAGGCAAGCCTCTGGCCCCCGAGGTGAGAGCGTTTTTGGAGGAGAACACTGAGGTCACCAACAGCGGGCACCTCACCCCAGAGATCCGGCTGCGCCTGCTCACCCCCCGCTGCAGGTTCTGGAGGGAAAAGCCTGACCTGTGGCCTTATGGGGACCCATTCTGGGCAATTTACTGGCCAGGAGGCCAAGCCCTCTCCAGGTATGCAACCAAATTCACCACAGCTGATGAGTCCAGTGTGCCAGGATGTCAGTCCTTGCTCTGTTTGTAGTAATTCCTAGTGATGTGTGTTTGCCTATTATGGGTGCATTATCCATCCTCCTCTCTGCTTATACTGGAGTGTCCCAGTCTCTGCTGGCTGGTAGTGAGTTCAGCACCTGTTGTGTAAAATAACTTGTGccttttaaatagaaatttgTTACAATCAGTGGCTATGCATGTGCTGACAACAGGGCTGAATTTGGATCCATGGAAGGGCTGTGCAGATGCCATCAAAACCTAGTGAGGTGTTTAATTCTATCACTCCAAACAAGAGGATTTCTATTTTGTCATAACGTGTATGGGTTTTTTGTTGGAGTGTGGATGTGCCTCTGGTCTGTTGAGAAAAGTAGTTTAATGCTGATGCACTTGGAGTGTTGGTTAGCCTGAATAAAAACTCTCCTCATCTAGGATTCAGCAGCCTTATTGTCGTGACTTTTTATGGCTTTTAGTCAGATCAGAAGGCACATTTTGATTTTGGCTGCTGACTCTCAAAATGTCTTTAAATGTTCCTGATTCAGAAGAACTAGAGttcttttattttgtgaaaTCATATCTCTCAtttaaacagcagaaaaaaaaaatcttaatttttacAGCAGAGAGCAAGCTGTCAGAGAGTCCCCACATAGATGAAAGGGAAGAATCTGAATTGGGGCGTTACTGTTTTTCTGCAAGAAAGCATAAATAAGAAGGCAGTTTTGACCAGGTAAAAGATGAGTCTTACTGTTAAATTATGAGTTGATTATGCCATGTAGATGAACTAGAGTGCTCCTAAACATGGGGTATATAAAATAGATTAGTTAATCTCTTAATTTTCCTATCATATGTTTTATATGCTCAGATATTTGGGTAGCAATAATAATCTAGCATTTCACTACTTTATTGTCTTACTGTTTATGCACAGGTTTGATGTATTAAGAAATGTCAGAAATCAGTTGCATAATTTGGAAGAGTAAAAAGGGAGCACAAAAACATATGGTTACCTCCATAACTGTCCTCCtatcagagctggcatttccaCAGCATCAGAAGTCTCCTATTTCAAGCTACTCTTGGTGTAATCCAAGATTCCTCGTTAACCCAGGAGGGCAGAGAACACTGTGTGTACTGTGccaggggacacagcagcaTCCAGCTCTCCTGAGTCACCAAAACCAGCAACAGCAACTCAGGAACCACTCAGCTGGAAACAAGGCATTTGCAGCATTAGGGCCACATCACACCCTACACAAATTACTAATGGAAAGTCATGGCAAATCCCAGAGGTGCTCCTAGAAAGGAGAAACACAGCACTTCTGTGGAGATCCCATGCCTGTCCTTGGTCCTGGTGGTAAACTGAGGGCTATACTTAGGGGAGTGATGGCCTTGAGGGAATGCTGTTAAACATCTGAGCTGCTGAGCCTGGACACAAACATCCTGCACTTGACAAACTTACTGGGCCTCTTGGTGCCATTGCTGCTGGTGCTTCCAGGCCCAGACatttccatccatccattcccaAAGTACACCCATCTTAACATTTCTGTGACAGTCACCTGCACTGGAGTCCCCCTGCAAAACCTGTGCTTACCTCTGACCCCTGTGAAGAGTCAGCCATCACTCTCCCTGTCAGAAGATAACACAAATGTAGAATCCTTTCTTATTTCTACTTCAAAAGTAGTTATGGAAATTGGTAGTAAAATTATGGCAGTTTGCACTAATTCATTTCACCCAGGGCTCTTCTCCCTGACACCTGGGGCTTTCCCCTTGGCAGCAAATTGAATTTCATGGCAGTTGTTAAAGTTTGAATCCTCTGCAATAGCTACAATATGATTCATAGTATTTAACAATAACTGCTACTTGCCTTCTGTCAGTTCTCTACTTCCAGCCTAAAGATTTTTCAGGATTTCTCTTGGCAGGTGTCAGCAATTAGATGAAGATAGCCTCTCTGCTCACCACAGCTCTATTCTTCTCATTGCTACTCAGGAACAACACTAAGCAGTCTCAAAGTACTTGCATCTCTATCTGCATGgctcaggaaaagaaagaggagaaattcCTCTTCTTCCAAGCAGTGTTTCAGCAGACTGGTGGGTGGGCAACATATTCACTGTGAACACATAATGTTTTTTAAGTCAGATTGCTTTTAATTTCTACAAATCCTTACTTCACTCTTTCTTGTGGATTCTGATGAATTCTAGTTACCTAGAAGTGTCTACTTACCAGTTTGTGTCTACTTACCAGATAAGCACACCTGTCAGAGAAGGAGACATAAAATGATTGACATAAAATGTTGCTTACTTGTctgaatttctttttgtttgtgggGGTGGAGGACACTAAGGGAGAGAAATTATGGTTCTTGATTTTTATATCATCTGAGACAAATAAGGAGTTTTGTGGCAGCTGCACATGTGGAATAGTGTTAAGGTACCACATTTCATTACATATTTGGCAAGAAATTCTTATCCAGTGTACTGTAAACCTGAGAAATTTGCATGATCTTGTTCACTGCTttaacagcttttctttttcaggtaTATTTTAGATAATCCACGCGTGGTTAAAGGGCGATCGGTTCTGGATCTTGGAAGTGGATGTGGAGCAACAGCAATAGCTGCTGTGATGAGTGGGGCATCCCAAGTCCTTGCCAATGACATTGACCCGAGTAAGGCTTTTTTCCATCTCTGTGTAAAGATACTTCCTAATTTTTAAAGCACCTTTAACACAGACTTTTCTTTGCTCCATCTGGGAGAAATTCAAATTCCAAACAGAATCCTAAGAATGCTAAAAAGAGAAATGGGTTTTTTCAGTACTGGAAGCTGGGTTGTACCAGCCTCTCTTGGCCCAGGTATATCTCCATAGCTCCTTAGAACAAACAGCAAACTTTCTGTCAAGTTTGTGATGCTGTCTCACCATCACAGCTGGTTTGGATGAGAACTCCAAGCACAAGCAGCAAGTTGGCTTCTCTGTAGGACCCCATCATTTTCCTGTACTTTCATGTACATCAGGGCCTAGATTTTGCCTTTTTCCTCTAGGCTTTGTCTTTCCATAATTGACTTATGAATACAGTTTATTCATAATTTAATTACTCATTAGTTAGGAAGGAAGTATATCCATAGGTTAAGGCAGTTATTATATTCTACTTCAATTCCATGATTGGTTTCCACTGCTATCCATCCTAGGAAAACTTCTTCCCAGTGTCACGGTGCAATGAGGATAAAATTTCATCACTTCATGCTAGATTTTGACTAAAAAACTGTGGAAGCGCCCTAGATAGGATGAACAACAATATTTAAGAGATGAAATTGAAAGATCTCATCACAGAAATATGTAAGAGGGTTGAATGGCAGAATCCTAGAATATAactttaattttcctttgaCTTTTCTTCAGTTGCAGGAATGGCAATGATCTTGAACTGTGAACTGAACCACCTGAATCCCTTCCCCATCACCATTAAGAACATCATTAATTCAGAGGCTGGCAACTGGGACCTCATAGTTCTAGGAGATATGTTTTATGATGAACAACTTGCTGATGGTCTGCATCACTGGCTGCAGAAGTGCATCAGGATTCACCAGACTGAAGTGCTGATTGGTGACCCTGGCAGGCATCAGTTTTTAAGCCACAGCATTCACAGTCAGCTGCACAAAGTTATAGAATATTCACTGCCTGAGTCTACGAGACAAGAAAACTATGGGCTAACATCAAGTATTGTCTGGAGTTATCAGCCCTCAGACAGCTTAGATGATTCTTGAAGCTGCCTTTCTATGGGATTTTGTCTCActtgattggctttttgcaggTATATAACATGAAAATGGGAATTAAGCAGGGAACATTATCTGTTAAAGAAAAGCAGCTTACTGTACCTTCACTGGACTGATTTCAATCATACTCACTGAGGCTTTTGCTCAATGTGATGTAAAAGCTACATGCAAACTGTATTCAAAGGATCCTGCACTGAAGTGCAGATCTACAGACAACTTACATGTAGGAGTTTGCATGCTTGATGTTTCCCATGTGTATTTGTGTCCTGCTGACATTACTGTGAAATGTTTTGGATGTCCAGCATACTGCTGTGGGGAGAGGGCTGTGGCTGAAGGACTACTGCATTGCTTCTCCAGGCTTCTGCAGCTTATTTATAGAAAATTTCTGAATATGAAAATTATTGCTGTCCTCCATAAAATTCTCCATGAGATTTTTAGCTCATAATATGCTCAACTTGAAGTGCCTTGCTCTTTTTCTGGGTGTCTCTTCTGAATGTCAAAGTAACTAATTTAAAtctcccccttcccctctgTAATAAAAATTTCCTCTTCCTTGAAACTGACAGAGTGATTATGTAGGAGTTGCACCCAAATTTAAACTCTGCTTGTTGACTGCCAGCCAGTGTAAAAGCTGTAATAAATGGAAAGTGAATAAATAGTACCAACTACGGGGTACCTTCATTCCCTTGAGAGTAGGGTCAAATGATCTACTTTCCCTACATTACCCTTTGCAAGAGTAAACCAGGTAATGTGTCACCTTGGGAAGCTGCTGAGGGATGAAGAGGTCTTTACTTCTGTGACAAACAGAGAGTAACGAAATAAAAACAGGGAATGCAAGTCTGATATAATTATTTTGCTCTTCTCCTGAGTAGATGCTGGACAAACTCCAGAATCATTCTCAGTTTTATCTGCCAACTAAGAACCAGTTTCATCTGCCAAACAtggtaccaaaaaaaaaaaatctgagccTCGGGTAAGATGCTGTAACGGTGGCCATTTGAAAAAGAAACCCATCTTTTCAGAGCAGTCTTACAGGAAGTGTCAACTTGAGCAGTCAATTATTGAACAAGTAGTGATGGGGAGCTAATAACTGCATCATAGCCCACCGTGCAGTGGTGCCAGGTGCTGTAGTGAAAGCTTACAAATGTGCAGTAGTGTGTGGTACTGTCAtggtttgagaggaagtaaGTTTTCTGGGATATGCTGTGCTCACCAATAGGTgttcagatttgaatattggcacctggtgtggccactggggcatggatacgcctctgagaacacaggggttaaaagcagagcactcCCGGGGGGAAGCTCTCAGGTTCCAGTGGGGAAAGAGTTCGGAtccctcccctgtccagctgctgctgctgggcagggtagggcagccatgcggccgggtgaggtaggccagggcttggacagagaggggaggtgaagaggcccccgaggatggaagggtgggagaAGCACCAGGAGGCACTGGGCAGcccccccaggagagagagagtaCAGCCTGTGCTTGGGACTGTGCCACCTTGATAAcatgtgccagcagcactgctgagaagGAGTAGGTGGTGGGGGTGCAGTGAGAAGGTGCCCAGCTGCTTGTGGGAGATTTGGGGCTTTCagacaatgaaaactttgcagagcattaacctttcctagaagagagatagagatgaaatggaagaaggaaatgcGTGCAAgtgtgaaggtctgggcaagcggAAGATGTCGggagagtagagaagaatcttaggtgggaagagatgatggagtggccttagCTGGACTCTTCTTgttatagccatggacagaaccatgttccttgtgacacagagactgcatccagggggaggcaatagctcagagccaagagggttcagtgttggtacccctcggccccagggggtgaaatctgggggggacaggtatcccaaaggtgagactgtgctctttttggaacaggacaaagcatccttaaaaggacaaccctagaagcagcgctggtccatgttcagtggtgagagcactggacatgaaaggaagaggtcacgacagCAGATGTACtctgggcggtgccacgagtgacatggaaacacacaaGGTTTCAACAgtgtttcctggggaagcctatggcacaagaaggactcctctcctcttgatgatctgagaattgattatctaaagggtggtgctggaccgaaagttggtgatttgggggaaagatgtattggaaatttggtggggggaggaggaaatgtttttggaaggttttaaTTTTCCCTGCGTGTTTGTTTTTACTTAGagttgtagtttagttaataaagttttcttttctttatttctaagtgggggcactggcattgtgctaGCCTCAAACCATGACAGGTACTCACTCAGAAAACCATAGTATTCATGAAGTAGGAGGTTTAGGAGCTTAGTCAGACATACATGGTTCTATAACCCAGCAAGTTTTCAGAACTATCCAAACAGCCAACTTCTGAACTTTAATCTTCCTAACAATATGTGAATATTCTGCAAGACTCACAACAATAATAATGTCCATACAATAGAGAACATGAAGTGGCAAGCACATCCATGAAGTTCTTCTCCCACTTCACCCAGTGCCTGTAAACAAATTTGTTGAAAATTACTGTGAACCAAAAAACATTCCAGTAGAGTCATGCAAATACCAAAAACATAAGCTCTAATGGTGAAGGATTTAAAGTAAGTTACATTAAACTTTCAAACCTAAAATTACAGTGTTACCTTGTTGTAGTGTTGTACAGCTTTTTAAGCACCAGGTGAGGATGTACCACTAAGTTACACATTGAGAAGAGGCCGTAGGGGAAGATGGTAAATGTACAGGCACACTTAAGGATACAGTATAAGCTTCAACATGACAAATCCAAGGTTATATTAGCAAGGAGAAAAAGGACAACTTTGCCGCTGAGGTTAGCAGTAGCATTCTTTCACAGAGCTGCCTAAACAGCTGTATGATCCAATATCAAAAATAGTGCAACACAGATTTATTGTCCAAGAGTTCAAAGGAATGATGGGTCCTGATTGATCCCAGGGATTTCACAGGGCATAACAATAAACTactcctcaggaaaaaaaaatttaaaaaaggaaataaaacctgGTAGATTAGGTTATTAGGCCTCTATCAGGTGCAAGGATTTGCTGCAGTGACAGCTGCCAGATGCTTGTGGCTACTGTAGCAAAATAATTCCTTGCACCAATGGTTTGTACTGGAGCAGTTACACCCACAGGGATTCCAGGAAAATATTCATCACTGGGCTGAGCCGTGCAACAAGAGTAAGGGATTTAGGTGCTGGTCTTGCAAAAAAACCGCTTTTACTGACACCTGAACAACTTTTCTAAATAGTCTTGCACTTTCATAAACCATATAATCAACAGAAGAACAAAGATTATTGTCAGACATCATAATATCATTTAATATTGGCAACAAAAATTACCTTCCATGCAATTAGACCTGAACTTTAAATAGATTACTATAAGACTAGTTTATTTCTGCAACACTGAGGTGTGGCTATGACAAGAGTTAAATGGTAAATATATTCCTTACGGTTGCCTAAACTCTTTAGGTTTCCAGATGTCATCAAATCCATGTTAG
This Agelaius phoeniceus isolate bAgePho1 chromosome 5, bAgePho1.hap1, whole genome shotgun sequence DNA region includes the following protein-coding sequences:
- the ETFBKMT gene encoding electron transfer flavoprotein beta subunit lysine methyltransferase, with the protein product MAFRGWKWLLLLGRQNTLAKVWRSRRGGPSLCWQRCCHWSSGKPLAPEVRAFLEENTEVTNSGHLTPEIRLRLLTPRCRFWREKPDLWPYGDPFWAIYWPGGQALSRYILDNPRVVKGRSVLDLGSGCGATAIAAVMSGASQVLANDIDPIAGMAMILNCELNHLNPFPITIKNIINSEAGNWDLIVLGDMFYDEQLADGLHHWLQKCIRIHQTEVLIGDPGRHQFLSHSIHSQLHKVIEYSLPESTRQENYGLTSSIVWSYQPSDSLDDS